One segment of Streptomyces sp. NA02950 DNA contains the following:
- the rarD gene encoding EamA family transporter RarD, which yields MKPQQQDRAGLLYGFAAYGMWGLVPLFWPLLEPANAVEILAHRMVWSLAAVGLILLALRRWAWIRPLLREPRRLGLIAIAASVISVNWGLYIWGVNSGHVVETALGYFINPLVSIAFGVLLLRERLRPAQWAAVGVGALAVVVLSIGYGKLPWIALTLAFTFATYGLVKKRIGLGGLESLAAETAVQFLPALGFLVFLGARGDSTFGSGGAGHSALLASCGVITALPLICFGASAVRLPLSTIGMLQYIAPIFQFTLGLVVFHESMPPERWAGFALVWLALTLLTWDALHTSHRARRELADVAARAGLSPAGAASGSDAVPEAVAGAAAGVMPDVIPGAGPKTAPDAAPDAVPDAVPDLAPGTAPEKHGGSISGG from the coding sequence ATGAAGCCGCAGCAACAGGACCGTGCCGGGCTCCTCTACGGCTTCGCCGCCTACGGCATGTGGGGGCTGGTGCCACTCTTCTGGCCGCTGCTGGAGCCCGCGAACGCGGTGGAGATCCTCGCCCACCGGATGGTGTGGTCACTGGCGGCCGTCGGGCTGATCCTGCTCGCGCTGCGCCGCTGGGCCTGGATCCGGCCGCTGCTGCGGGAGCCCCGGCGGCTGGGCCTGATCGCGATCGCCGCGAGCGTCATCTCGGTCAACTGGGGCCTGTACATCTGGGGCGTCAACAGCGGGCACGTTGTCGAGACCGCCCTCGGCTACTTCATCAACCCCCTGGTCAGCATCGCCTTCGGGGTGCTGCTGCTGCGTGAGCGGCTGCGCCCGGCGCAGTGGGCGGCGGTCGGCGTCGGGGCGCTGGCCGTGGTGGTGCTGTCCATCGGCTACGGCAAACTGCCCTGGATCGCGCTCACCCTCGCCTTCACCTTCGCCACCTACGGTCTGGTGAAGAAGCGGATCGGGCTGGGCGGGCTGGAGTCGCTGGCCGCCGAGACCGCCGTCCAGTTCCTGCCCGCCCTCGGTTTCCTGGTGTTCCTCGGGGCGCGCGGCGACAGCACGTTCGGCAGCGGGGGCGCGGGCCACTCGGCGCTGCTGGCGAGCTGCGGTGTCATCACCGCGCTGCCGCTGATCTGTTTCGGGGCGTCCGCGGTGCGGCTTCCGCTGTCGACGATCGGGATGCTCCAGTACATCGCGCCCATCTTCCAGTTCACCCTCGGTCTGGTGGTCTTCCACGAGTCGATGCCGCCGGAGCGGTGGGCGGGCTTCGCCCTGGTCTGGCTTGCGCTCACCCTGCTGACCTGGGACGCGCTGCACACCTCGCACCGGGCGCGGCGGGAGTTGGCCGACGTCGCCGCGCGGGCGGGACTGTCCCCGGCCGGTGCCGCCTCCGGTTCCGATGCGGTACCGGAGGCGGTCGCCGGGGCCGCCGCGGGAGTGATGCCCGATGTCATCCCGGGCGCCGGTCCAAAGACCGCCCCCGACGCCGCTCCGGACGCTGTCCCGGACGCCGTGCCGGACCTCGCCCCGGGTACGGCCCCGGAGAAGCACGGCGGCTCGATATCCGGCGGCTGA
- a CDS encoding M28 family metallopeptidase, whose amino-acid sequence MSSSADRHPTTPRRSWLRRTTTAAAVGTAIAALVGAAPTAAPGGTAAAATRPAASGSALAAPDIPVANVKAHLGQLQSIATANSGNRAHGRPGYKASLDYIKAKLDAAGFTTTVQQFSYFGSTGYNLIADWPGGDTNNVVFAGAHLDSVSAGPGINDNGSGSAAVLETALTVARTGARPTKHLRFGWWGAEEKGMVGSRNYVNRLSSTDRAKVDAYLNFDMIGSPNPGYFVYDDDPGIESVFKQYFAAQNIATEPETEGDGRSDHASFQDAGIPVGGLFSGADYRKTAAQAQKWGGTSGQPFDSCYHRSCDTTSNINDTALDRNSDAIGYAVWTLSGA is encoded by the coding sequence ATGTCGTCATCGGCAGATCGGCACCCCACCACTCCCCGAAGATCCTGGCTGCGCCGCACCACGACCGCCGCGGCCGTCGGCACCGCGATCGCCGCCCTGGTCGGGGCAGCGCCCACGGCCGCACCGGGCGGTACCGCCGCGGCGGCCACCCGCCCCGCGGCGTCCGGCAGTGCCCTGGCCGCACCGGACATCCCGGTGGCCAATGTGAAGGCCCACCTCGGCCAGCTCCAGTCCATCGCCACCGCCAACAGCGGCAACCGCGCGCACGGCCGCCCGGGCTACAAGGCGTCCCTCGACTACATCAAGGCCAAGCTGGACGCCGCCGGATTCACCACCACCGTGCAGCAGTTCAGCTACTTCGGCAGCACCGGCTACAACCTCATCGCCGACTGGCCCGGCGGGGACACCAACAACGTGGTGTTCGCCGGGGCCCATCTGGACTCCGTCTCCGCGGGGCCCGGCATCAACGACAACGGCTCGGGGTCCGCCGCCGTCCTGGAGACCGCGCTCACCGTCGCCCGCACGGGGGCCCGGCCCACCAAGCATCTGCGGTTCGGCTGGTGGGGCGCCGAGGAGAAGGGAATGGTCGGGTCCAGGAACTACGTCAACCGGCTGTCCTCCACCGACCGCGCCAAGGTCGACGCCTATCTCAACTTCGACATGATCGGCTCGCCCAACCCGGGCTACTTCGTCTACGACGACGACCCGGGCATCGAGTCGGTGTTCAAGCAGTACTTCGCCGCCCAGAACATCGCCACCGAGCCCGAGACCGAGGGCGACGGCCGCTCGGACCACGCCTCGTTCCAGGATGCGGGCATCCCGGTGGGCGGGCTGTTCAGCGGCGCCGACTACCGCAAGACGGCGGCCCAGGCCCAGAAGTGGGGCGGTACCTCCGGGCAGCCGTTCGACAGCTGCTACCACCGCTCCTGTGACACCACGAGCAACATCAACGACACCGCCCTGGACCGCAACAGCGACGCCATCGGGTACGCGGTCTGGACCCTGAGCGGCGCCTGA
- a CDS encoding ABC transporter permease, whose translation MSRAEAGTPEAPAVRRPRPLWTSALFRSELTTTFRRWRTLALLGVLAAVPVLIGIAVKIETSDGGGIGQGGGGGGEGEAPAFFSQITNNGIFLVFAALAATLPVFLPMAIGVIAGDSIAGEAGSGTLRYLLVAPAGRTRLLLAKFTAVLAFCLLATLVVAVTGLATGALLFPLGDITLISGTTVPFGDGLVRALGVAAVVALSLVGIATVGVFISTLTNSGIAAMATTVGLVITTQILDTIPQLHAIHPYLFPHYWLSFADLLRDPVYWDDLVKNLGLQGLYAAVFGSAAWARFTAKDITA comes from the coding sequence ATGTCGCGGGCTGAGGCCGGAACACCGGAGGCACCGGCGGTGCGCCGACCGCGTCCGCTGTGGACATCGGCGCTCTTCCGCAGTGAGCTGACCACCACCTTCCGGCGCTGGCGGACCCTGGCCCTGCTCGGGGTGCTCGCGGCCGTTCCGGTCCTCATCGGCATCGCGGTGAAGATCGAGACCAGCGATGGCGGCGGGATCGGACAGGGCGGCGGGGGCGGCGGCGAGGGAGAGGCCCCGGCGTTCTTCTCCCAGATCACCAACAACGGGATCTTCCTGGTCTTCGCCGCGCTGGCGGCGACGCTGCCCGTCTTCCTGCCGATGGCGATCGGTGTGATCGCCGGGGACTCGATCGCGGGCGAGGCGGGCTCCGGGACACTGCGCTATCTGCTGGTGGCGCCCGCGGGCCGGACCCGGCTGCTGCTGGCCAAGTTCACCGCCGTCCTGGCCTTCTGCCTGCTGGCGACGCTGGTGGTGGCCGTCACCGGACTGGCGACCGGGGCGCTGCTCTTCCCGCTCGGGGACATCACCCTGATCTCCGGCACCACCGTCCCGTTCGGCGACGGGCTGGTGCGGGCCCTGGGCGTGGCGGCCGTCGTGGCGCTGTCGCTGGTGGGGATCGCCACGGTGGGCGTGTTCATCTCCACCCTGACCAACAGCGGTATCGCGGCCATGGCCACGACCGTGGGGCTGGTGATCACCACGCAGATCCTGGACACCATCCCGCAGCTGCACGCGATCCACCCGTATCTCTTCCCGCACTACTGGCTGAGCTTCGCGGATCTGCTCCGGGACCCGGTCTACTGGGACGACCTGGTCAAGAACCTGGGGTTGCAGGGGCTGTACGCGGCCGTGTTCGGCTCGGCGGCCTGGGCCCGGTTCACCGCGAAGGACATCACGGCCTGA